GCGACTCCCAAGTCCGTCCATTGAAACACCGCAGCCGCTAAATGGGCCTCATCTTCCGCCTCAAAAAGCCGAAACACTCGATGCCCTGTCACATCAAACCACTCCCCTTTCATTACTGTTCCGGGCACCTCGGGCAGTTGTTCCGTGCGCTGAATGACACGATCTCGATCTTCGGGAGCGTAACTAAAAATGGCCATAAAGAGCATAACGCGCCTCCTTGTGTGAGCCCCTGCCTGCTAACCTTTTTGATCTATATACTCCAACGGGCTCGGAAGGTGTCAAGAAACGATTTCACTCCCGAAAGATCTTGACGCTATCCTGACAAGGTCACTATAATCGAGCCCGTGAACAGAATCACAAAGAGAACATGTGACGAGAAAGGAGGTGACACAGTGAAAGGAAAGGCTTGGTTTGTTCCGTCGGTTTGTCTTGCCGTGGCTCTGTTTGTGGGAGCTCTCGTCGCCGTGGCGGCGGACGCTCCGGATGTAATCACCATGAACTCCACCTTGTGGCCCAGCCATACCAAGAGCAATGTGCAGTTCACTCACAAGAAGCATGCCGAAGATTACAAGATCGCATGTGCCGAATGCCATCACGTGTACGAGGGTGGCAAGAATGTCTGGAAGCAGGGAGATCCTGTCCAAAAATGCCAGGAATGCCACAATGAACCGACCATTGAAGGCGAAAAGAAGCTTCCCCCGGAGCAGCAAAAGCTGAATCTCAAGCTGGCCA
Above is a genomic segment from Desulfosoma sp. containing:
- a CDS encoding DUF3303 family protein, which gives rise to MLFMAIFSYAPEDRDRVIQRTEQLPEVPGTVMKGEWFDVTGHRVFRLFEAEDEAHLAAAVFQWTDLGVAEVVPVMETKKALKLLRRTSKKP
- a CDS encoding cytochrome c3 family protein; translated protein: MKGKAWFVPSVCLAVALFVGALVAVAADAPDVITMNSTLWPSHTKSNVQFTHKKHAEDYKIACAECHHVYEGGKNVWKQGDPVQKCQECHNEPTIEGEKKLPPEQQKLNLKLAMHGNCQECHKKLKAQNPQSTAPTTCVQCHPKKEGQS